The following coding sequences lie in one Nitrospira lenta genomic window:
- a CDS encoding PilN domain-containing protein: protein MMVALRDGISCAADRVARMMGLHRYFQISLATRFRWYLLPLQLGLMAGCLALCVAIAWSMARTVLGYQDLLQMSAELEHVRQQDQQLIAEATQEGIDLSERALLQLPAEVALANQLLEKRTFSWTAFLAGLEQALPPRLALTSVRLESGGSLVHLTGSATSLEDLTAFTVGLQDHPKFKDPVLAQHRVGPSGLVEFDVTVRYRREGV from the coding sequence ATGATGGTGGCGCTTCGAGACGGCATCAGCTGCGCCGCCGATCGCGTGGCGCGTATGATGGGGCTCCATCGATATTTTCAGATTTCTCTCGCTACCCGATTTCGGTGGTATCTGCTTCCGCTCCAGCTGGGGCTGATGGCCGGTTGTTTGGCGCTCTGCGTGGCGATCGCGTGGAGTATGGCCCGAACGGTTCTCGGGTACCAAGATCTTCTGCAAATGAGTGCCGAGCTGGAGCATGTGCGGCAGCAGGATCAGCAGCTCATAGCCGAGGCGACTCAAGAGGGGATCGATCTGTCCGAGCGGGCGCTGCTGCAGTTACCCGCAGAAGTTGCGTTGGCCAATCAACTGCTTGAGAAGCGGACATTTTCTTGGACGGCGTTTTTAGCAGGGTTGGAGCAAGCGCTTCCGCCACGCTTGGCGCTCACCAGTGTCCGGTTGGAGTCCGGAGGGTCGCTCGTTCATCTGACCGGCTCGGCGACGAGTTTGGAAGATCTCACGGCATTTACCGTCGGACTGCAAGACCATCCCAAATTCAAAGACCCGGTGTTAGCGCAGCATCGAGTTGGACCAAGCGGTTTGGTGGAGTTCGATGTAACCGTTAGGTATCGGCGGGAGGGCGTGTAA
- the pilO gene encoding type 4a pilus biogenesis protein PilO: MTDRLRRMLSEPYAPLLPWVGLAALLLGGLVLVNTVGVRGVEGHRIQIEKEWGAARQMLAQHREAKKARKDVSQVWAVLPVERDFAPLALGISEEAERDHVTLPALSYKTESTAVTNTSKGVLQGAMTGRYEDLRRFIYDLETAEELLFIEDLELAGSSSSRDQQLTFNIKIVTYLRGEAAKPSSDGQK; this comes from the coding sequence GTGACGGATCGGTTGCGGCGCATGTTGTCCGAGCCGTATGCCCCGCTGTTGCCGTGGGTTGGGCTGGCTGCGTTGTTGCTGGGAGGGCTGGTTCTGGTCAATACGGTTGGGGTTCGTGGGGTTGAAGGTCATCGGATCCAGATCGAAAAAGAGTGGGGAGCTGCGCGCCAGATGTTGGCTCAGCATCGGGAAGCGAAGAAGGCGCGAAAGGATGTGAGTCAGGTCTGGGCCGTTCTCCCGGTCGAGCGTGACTTTGCTCCGTTGGCCTTAGGGATATCCGAAGAGGCGGAGCGCGACCATGTGACGCTGCCGGCACTGTCTTACAAGACTGAGTCGACCGCGGTAACGAATACGAGTAAAGGGGTGCTTCAGGGAGCCATGACCGGGCGGTATGAGGATCTGAGGCGGTTTATCTATGATCTTGAAACTGCCGAGGAGCTGCTGTTTATTGAAGACCTAGAGTTGGCTGGTTCCTCCAGTTCACGCGATCAACAGTTGACCTTTAACATTAAGATTGTGACGTATTTGCGTGGAGAAGCTGCGAAGCCTTCATCGGACGGACAGAAATAG
- a CDS encoding nucleotide sugar dehydrogenase: protein MGKERTRSIAVVGLGYVGLPIAVAFGKQGPVVGFDINKAKIDELRRGVDRTGEVSSADLKASQVQYTWEPAELKAADFIIVAVPTPINEALQPDFTALQKSSELIGSNLAPGTIVVYESTVYPGATEEVCLPILEKMSGMKAGVDFKIGYSPERINPGDKEHTLEKIIKVVSAQDAESLEVVAKTYETVVKAGIHRASSIKVAEAAKVIENTQRDLNIALMNELALIFHRLGIDTKSVLEAAGTKWNFLRFSPGLVGGHCIGVDPYYLTAKAESVGYHPQVILSGRRINNGMGKFVAEQTMKLLSQLPRPVNELKVAVLGLTFKENVPDLRNSKVPDIINELREYGVQVIVHDPIAESEEAVHEYGIKLIDLKQIKDVDGVIVAVAHRGFLEMGLSELLKPLRDQKSGVLIDVKSIFDPSKVPSSIKYWRL from the coding sequence ATGGGTAAAGAGCGGACTCGGTCAATTGCTGTCGTAGGGTTGGGGTATGTAGGACTTCCCATTGCCGTGGCATTTGGCAAGCAAGGGCCGGTGGTTGGCTTCGACATTAATAAGGCCAAGATTGATGAATTACGCCGTGGGGTTGATCGAACAGGGGAAGTTTCATCTGCTGACCTCAAGGCTTCGCAGGTGCAGTATACGTGGGAGCCGGCGGAGCTCAAGGCTGCTGATTTTATTATTGTCGCGGTCCCGACGCCTATCAATGAGGCGCTTCAGCCTGATTTTACAGCCTTGCAGAAGTCATCTGAGCTGATTGGCTCGAATTTGGCTCCAGGGACCATTGTTGTGTATGAGTCGACGGTCTATCCCGGGGCCACGGAAGAAGTGTGTTTGCCCATCCTCGAAAAAATGTCTGGGATGAAGGCCGGAGTCGATTTCAAGATCGGATATTCTCCGGAGCGCATCAATCCCGGAGACAAAGAGCATACGCTTGAGAAAATCATCAAGGTCGTTTCGGCTCAGGATGCTGAATCGCTGGAAGTTGTTGCAAAGACTTATGAGACAGTGGTGAAAGCTGGAATCCATCGTGCGTCAAGTATCAAAGTCGCCGAAGCTGCCAAGGTAATTGAGAATACACAACGCGACCTCAATATTGCGCTGATGAATGAGCTGGCGCTGATTTTTCATCGGTTGGGAATCGATACGAAGTCGGTCTTAGAGGCCGCAGGTACAAAATGGAATTTCCTGAGATTTTCACCTGGCCTCGTCGGTGGCCATTGTATCGGGGTTGATCCCTATTACCTGACGGCGAAGGCTGAGTCGGTGGGTTACCATCCCCAGGTGATTCTTTCAGGCCGTCGGATCAACAATGGCATGGGGAAGTTCGTCGCTGAACAGACAATGAAGCTTCTGAGTCAGCTTCCTCGGCCCGTCAATGAACTTAAAGTTGCAGTGCTTGGATTGACCTTTAAAGAGAATGTGCCTGACCTTCGCAATAGTAAAGTCCCGGATATCATCAATGAGCTTCGCGAGTATGGCGTGCAAGTGATTGTGCATGATCCGATCGCTGAATCGGAGGAAGCCGTGCATGAGTATGGGATCAAGCTGATCGATTTGAAACAGATCAAAGATGTTGATGGCGTAATTGTGGCGGTGGCTCACCGGGGTTTCCTTGAGATGGGGCTTAGTGAGCTGCTAAAGCCCTTGCGTGATCAGAAGAGTGGAGTCTTGATCGACGTGAAAAGCATTTTTGATCCTTCAAAAGTCCCTTCCTCAATAAAATACTGGCGTCTCTAG
- a CDS encoding prepilin-type N-terminal cleavage/methylation domain-containing protein: MERSIEIGRPGALNARGFTLIELMIVISIIGILATLAVPSYQSSLIKARETVLRQDLFTMRELLDHHRADHGKYPSNLEGLVVAGYLRSLPKDPFTSSSTTWQEIIEPTEGGIFDVYSGSDLVGTTGTAYNQW; this comes from the coding sequence ATGGAACGAAGTATCGAGATTGGTAGGCCTGGCGCACTCAACGCAAGAGGTTTTACCCTTATTGAGTTGATGATCGTGATTTCAATTATTGGAATTTTAGCCACGCTTGCGGTGCCGTCGTATCAGTCTTCATTAATCAAGGCGCGGGAGACCGTGTTGCGGCAGGATCTGTTCACTATGCGGGAACTTTTAGATCACCATCGGGCTGACCATGGGAAATACCCGAGCAATTTGGAAGGGCTTGTGGTGGCTGGGTATCTGCGGTCGCTACCCAAAGACCCATTTACGAGTTCCTCAACGACATGGCAAGAGATCATTGAGCCGACAGAGGGTGGCATCTTTGATGTCTATTCCGGGTCTGACCTTGTCGGAACAACCGGGACCGCCTACAATCAATGGTAA
- a CDS encoding type II secretion system protein: MKESGVTLLELLVTMTIVVILASIAMPLSKVTTQRRQEIELRQQLRTIRSAIDTFKLEWNRDGDALLGPVCLKNKLTCKDVTSIYGYPKTLDALLGVKLTGEEATVRGTTMRRYLRGMPVDPLTGKIDWILRCYKDSPKPSSWCGEDVYDVVTQSEAVALDGTKYRDW; the protein is encoded by the coding sequence GTGAAAGAGTCGGGAGTCACGCTTCTTGAGCTTCTTGTCACCATGACGATCGTCGTGATTCTCGCCTCAATCGCAATGCCCCTGAGCAAGGTCACGACACAACGACGACAGGAAATCGAATTGCGCCAGCAGTTGCGGACTATCCGATCGGCCATTGATACGTTCAAGTTGGAATGGAATCGAGATGGCGATGCATTGCTCGGGCCTGTCTGTTTGAAGAACAAGCTGACCTGTAAAGATGTGACCAGCATCTATGGGTATCCCAAGACGTTGGATGCGCTTCTCGGGGTCAAGTTGACCGGGGAAGAAGCGACGGTTCGCGGGACGACGATGCGGCGATATCTTCGAGGCATGCCGGTCGACCCGCTCACCGGGAAGATCGACTGGATTCTCCGTTGTTATAAAGACAGTCCGAAGCCGTCCAGTTGGTGCGGCGAGGATGTTTATGATGTGGTGACCCAAAGCGAGGCCGTAGCGCTGGATGGAACGAAGTATCGAGATTGGTAG
- a CDS encoding glutamate-5-semialdehyde dehydrogenase → MISDEEQQELAAVESPETKDVQEVPPLSIPDYVHELVTRARQAAGRLATLSTVVKNNALIAMADALDEKQTLLIEANEKDVDAFGTDPDKAAMADRLRLTEQRIADMSAGIREVAKLPDPLGDMPKMWTRPNGMQVGRVRVPIGVIGIIYESRPNVTADSAALCLKSGNACVLRGGSEAIHSNTAIAAVLAEAAEKAGIPPGAISFVDRPDRELVPVLLKQDRYIDVIIPRGGPSLMKTIAENATIPVVKHDAGICHIYVDADADQAMAEAICVNAKAQRPSTCNAMETLLVHQTIARTFLPRLMEKLQAANVEVRGCSRTCQLLPDAKPAADDDFGKEFLELVLAVRVVKNMDEAMEHIAKYGSQHTEAIITTNYQRAMRFLREVDAGAVLVNASTRLNDGYQFGLGAEIGISTSRIHARGPMGLEELTCSKFIVLGSGQIRE, encoded by the coding sequence ATGATCTCCGATGAGGAACAGCAGGAGTTAGCCGCCGTTGAGTCTCCTGAGACGAAGGACGTTCAGGAAGTCCCGCCGCTGTCCATACCCGACTATGTGCATGAACTGGTCACACGGGCCAGGCAGGCGGCCGGTCGTCTGGCGACACTCTCCACGGTCGTGAAAAATAATGCCTTGATTGCCATGGCCGATGCGCTGGATGAGAAGCAGACCCTTCTCATCGAAGCCAATGAAAAAGATGTTGATGCCTTCGGTACGGATCCGGACAAAGCCGCCATGGCGGATCGTCTCAGGCTCACGGAGCAGCGGATTGCCGACATGTCGGCGGGGATCAGGGAAGTTGCGAAGCTGCCCGATCCCTTAGGCGACATGCCGAAGATGTGGACCAGGCCGAACGGAATGCAAGTGGGTCGGGTGCGTGTGCCGATCGGCGTCATTGGCATCATCTACGAATCTCGTCCGAACGTGACGGCCGACTCTGCTGCGCTTTGCTTGAAGTCCGGCAATGCCTGTGTGCTGCGCGGCGGGAGCGAGGCCATTCATTCGAATACGGCCATTGCCGCTGTGTTGGCCGAAGCCGCGGAGAAGGCTGGGATTCCTCCCGGCGCCATCAGTTTTGTCGATCGCCCGGATCGGGAACTCGTGCCGGTCTTGCTGAAGCAGGATCGCTATATCGATGTGATTATCCCGCGTGGCGGACCTTCCCTCATGAAGACGATCGCCGAAAACGCGACGATCCCGGTCGTCAAGCATGATGCGGGGATTTGTCATATCTATGTGGATGCGGATGCCGATCAGGCCATGGCCGAGGCAATTTGTGTGAATGCCAAAGCCCAGCGGCCTTCGACCTGCAATGCGATGGAAACCTTGCTGGTCCATCAAACGATTGCCAGGACGTTTCTCCCGCGCCTTATGGAAAAGCTGCAAGCTGCGAACGTGGAAGTGCGCGGATGCTCTAGGACCTGCCAATTACTGCCGGACGCGAAGCCGGCGGCCGACGATGATTTTGGAAAAGAGTTCTTAGAGTTGGTCCTTGCCGTGAGGGTCGTGAAGAACATGGACGAGGCGATGGAACATATCGCCAAGTACGGGTCGCAGCACACCGAAGCCATCATCACAACCAACTATCAGCGGGCCATGCGGTTCCTGCGGGAAGTCGATGCGGGGGCGGTGCTGGTGAATGCGTCCACGCGACTCAATGACGGCTATCAGTTCGGGCTCGGTGCCGAGATCGGTATCAGCACC
- a CDS encoding LysM peptidoglycan-binding domain-containing protein, whose product MRIRSVHNLLASVSGFTCRRRLGAGAVWFLLGGISLAGCGPLEPIVEQEVSDLQLTVDTLKTSLRDSQRMIAELRSELESRRQELADSQIARAQMEGRIREAERRLTEARHIIDLQREELTSSRTERQRVSQAGTALQNQLKQLQKQLAKMGKQFERGGETGAAPASLSSATTRPSAVRPVNMDTSPHNAETSRADVIPTETLPSDAIIDSREPLSAEAARPASLSVKPGDTLWSIAQRFRVTVQQLMVANELADSRILIGQALRLPSPVASGTSPLDKAE is encoded by the coding sequence ATGCGTATACGATCAGTTCATAATTTGCTTGCCAGTGTTTCTGGCTTTACGTGTCGGAGAAGACTGGGTGCAGGGGCGGTCTGGTTCCTGCTCGGAGGAATAAGTCTCGCCGGGTGCGGACCGCTCGAACCCATCGTCGAGCAGGAGGTGTCGGACCTTCAGCTGACGGTGGATACGCTGAAGACCTCACTCCGTGACTCCCAGCGCATGATTGCGGAGCTTCGATCGGAACTCGAGTCTAGGCGGCAAGAGCTGGCAGATTCCCAAATCGCCCGCGCACAGATGGAAGGGCGAATTCGAGAAGCGGAACGGCGGCTGACAGAGGCCCGGCATATTATTGATCTGCAGCGCGAGGAGCTCACCTCATCTCGAACTGAGCGGCAGCGGGTTTCTCAGGCCGGGACGGCGTTGCAGAACCAGCTCAAACAACTCCAGAAACAGCTGGCGAAGATGGGAAAGCAGTTTGAGCGCGGTGGCGAAACTGGTGCCGCACCGGCCAGCCTGTCTTCGGCAACCACCCGCCCGTCCGCAGTACGTCCTGTCAACATGGATACCTCCCCTCATAACGCTGAGACGTCGCGCGCGGACGTGATTCCGACTGAGACGCTGCCATCCGATGCGATCATTGATAGCAGAGAGCCTTTGTCGGCGGAGGCCGCCCGTCCTGCCAGTCTCTCGGTGAAGCCGGGGGATACACTGTGGAGTATTGCGCAGCGATTTCGTGTCACGGTGCAGCAACTCATGGTCGCAAATGAGTTAGCCGATAGTCGAATTCTCATTGGGCAAGCCCTTCGGCTCCCCAGTCCTGTCGCATCCGGGACGTCTCCACTCGATAAGGCTGAGTAA
- a CDS encoding secretin N-terminal domain-containing protein, giving the protein MKNDPFDPGLTGKYAMARERAAGLYHDRGQAFLKERQMDLAIEQFKRALTIEPANLAHQAGLAEATRLKEARSHFREAERLAQLGRIDEAMRGYTRAAELDPTFKDPLESISRLTEEQQASMRSDRLKQPVTMRFKNAGIKEVLEGVAKVGGFTLIFDKDVRNDPISIGVQDTPFEDALNLILNSNSLFSRQVSSGVLIISPNTKQKQEQYQDLMIRTFYLSTAKAKDMLVLLKSMLDSKRMHANEQLNAIVIRDQPEKLDLAERIILSNDRQEPEVLFDLEVLEVNRTKNQTYGLNYPKQAGAGLIPPGFTGALAADPVQMTYRQLTSLGPDSYLFRLPTSVLLDFFKQESDAKTLAAPKVRVVNNKKAEINIGDKQPILLSTTNVLPGQAATGAVPTTSTVTSIEFRDTGVKLTVEPSIRLGNELSLKMKVEVIRIGDQVTLQASPPIQQFRFGNRSAETTLNMRDGETIVLGGLIQEEDRRTRVTMPWIGDLPLIGNWLSSFKTERITTEVILTITPRIMQSPLAPGSTNQAFWSGTETSYATTPLFSSAPKKTLAHLSGSQTGLGSLSSVGTRSKNDTASAASLMKAAVSGPVLSIRPGDTAVHVGKEIKLSIMDGRLQASADNVFLLEYDPLVLHFKRIGDAELLDAAASENNGGGEDTGKLTFRLSKTDSPAPRSVTVTFAAVAVGVSPVRVELVAGDREGAVQATETGTGVVRVR; this is encoded by the coding sequence TTGAAGAACGATCCATTTGACCCAGGGCTCACCGGCAAGTATGCGATGGCGCGGGAACGGGCAGCAGGCCTCTACCATGACCGTGGGCAGGCGTTTCTCAAAGAACGGCAAATGGATCTGGCGATTGAGCAGTTCAAGCGGGCGTTGACGATTGAGCCTGCCAATCTTGCTCATCAGGCCGGCCTGGCGGAAGCAACCAGATTGAAAGAGGCTCGCTCGCATTTTCGTGAAGCTGAACGGTTGGCCCAGCTCGGTCGAATAGACGAGGCGATGAGAGGCTATACCAGGGCTGCTGAGCTTGATCCTACGTTCAAGGATCCTCTTGAAAGCATCAGCCGATTGACGGAAGAGCAGCAAGCGTCCATGCGCAGCGATCGCTTGAAGCAGCCGGTGACGATGCGATTCAAGAATGCAGGGATCAAAGAGGTATTGGAGGGAGTGGCCAAGGTCGGCGGGTTTACTCTGATTTTCGATAAAGATGTTCGGAACGATCCGATTTCTATCGGGGTTCAGGATACGCCATTTGAGGATGCGCTGAACTTGATTCTGAACAGCAATAGCCTCTTTTCCAGGCAGGTTTCGTCCGGAGTTCTCATCATCAGCCCGAACACAAAGCAGAAGCAGGAACAGTATCAGGACCTGATGATCCGCACCTTTTATCTGTCGACGGCTAAAGCGAAGGACATGTTGGTGCTGCTCAAAAGCATGTTGGACTCCAAACGCATGCATGCCAACGAACAGCTCAATGCCATCGTGATTCGCGATCAACCGGAGAAGCTGGATTTGGCCGAGCGGATCATTCTTTCCAATGACCGGCAAGAGCCGGAAGTCCTGTTTGACCTTGAAGTGCTGGAAGTCAATCGTACCAAGAACCAGACCTACGGTTTGAATTATCCCAAGCAGGCCGGCGCCGGGCTCATTCCTCCTGGGTTTACGGGGGCCTTGGCGGCAGATCCTGTCCAAATGACGTATCGCCAATTGACGAGTCTTGGGCCGGACAGCTATCTGTTTCGTCTTCCCACAAGTGTCTTGCTCGATTTCTTCAAGCAGGAGTCTGATGCTAAGACGCTGGCTGCGCCAAAAGTGCGTGTGGTGAACAATAAGAAGGCTGAGATCAACATCGGAGACAAGCAGCCGATCCTCTTGTCGACCACCAATGTGTTGCCTGGGCAGGCGGCAACTGGGGCGGTGCCGACGACATCAACCGTCACGTCGATTGAGTTTCGGGACACCGGGGTCAAACTCACGGTGGAGCCATCCATCCGATTGGGCAATGAACTTTCCTTGAAGATGAAAGTGGAAGTGATCCGCATCGGCGATCAGGTGACCTTACAGGCCTCTCCACCGATCCAGCAATTCCGTTTCGGCAATCGTTCGGCCGAAACGACGCTCAATATGCGTGACGGCGAAACAATCGTCCTCGGTGGACTCATCCAGGAGGAGGATCGCCGGACTCGCGTGACCATGCCGTGGATCGGAGACCTCCCTCTCATCGGGAATTGGCTTAGCTCATTCAAAACGGAACGGATAACGACCGAAGTCATCTTGACGATTACTCCTCGCATCATGCAGTCCCCATTGGCGCCCGGATCAACTAACCAGGCCTTCTGGTCCGGGACTGAGACGAGTTATGCGACCACGCCGCTGTTCTCAAGCGCTCCGAAGAAGACGCTAGCGCATCTCTCCGGCAGCCAGACCGGACTCGGTTCACTCTCCTCGGTCGGTACACGTTCTAAGAATGATACCGCGTCAGCCGCCTCTCTGATGAAGGCCGCAGTCAGCGGCCCGGTTCTTTCCATTCGGCCCGGCGATACGGCGGTCCATGTCGGAAAAGAAATTAAGCTTTCGATCATGGATGGGCGTCTTCAGGCATCGGCCGATAATGTCTTCCTGTTGGAATATGATCCGCTGGTGTTGCACTTCAAACGAATTGGCGATGCGGAGTTGCTCGATGCGGCTGCTTCTGAAAACAATGGTGGGGGAGAGGATACGGGGAAGTTGACCTTTCGTCTGTCTAAGACAGACAGTCCTGCTCCTCGATCTGTGACGGTCACGTTTGCGGCTGTTGCCGTCGGGGTTTCTCCGGTGAGGGTCGAGCTCGTTGCGGGGGATCGAGAAGGTGCCGTACAAGCGACCGAAACCGGGACGGGAGTCGTGAGGGTCCGGTGA
- a CDS encoding GspE/PulE family protein gives MARSATRPTLVEVLVRHGLAREPIEHTLRRLGGVSLALGQTLVSEGVLSEEQLAKALAEQYGLPYDPLTEYRVDQQFYESISVKLMQRHPFVPMGERAGVLTIAIADPQNVLGFDELELLIGKPLARVVSSRSAILSALERSEGSSQALRELEAEYRSVLVKEDDRGEEVLTVNHVAEDQSPAVKLLDSILLSAMQRRASDIHIEASDRATKVKLRVDGILVPAMEPLDIRLHAPLVSRLKVMSELDIAERRVPQDGSFRMRLDRKTVDFRVSILPSVFGESVVVRILDREAITTGVSALRLERLGFNPEDLKRFRRAIVRPYGMVLVTGPTGSGKTTTLYAAISEMNTAEDKLITIEDPVEYQLAGIVQIPVNEKKGLTFARGLRSILRHDPDKIMVGEIRDAETAQIAIQSALTGHLVLTTVHANNVFDVIGRFASMGIDAYNFLAALNCVLAQRLVRILCPSCRVPVAAEQSLLEDSGLDYEQYKDTPFYQGKGCPNCMGTGYRGRKCITEFLDLTDEIKEMILAERPLSEIRYRAVTDGMITLRQSAIKKVLQGETSLREINRVTFSEEG, from the coding sequence GTGGCTCGTAGTGCGACCCGTCCTACATTGGTGGAGGTCTTGGTGCGCCATGGCCTTGCTCGGGAGCCGATTGAGCACACGCTTCGCCGCCTAGGTGGAGTGTCCCTCGCGCTTGGCCAAACATTGGTGAGTGAAGGGGTGCTTTCGGAAGAGCAGCTTGCCAAGGCTCTGGCTGAACAGTACGGACTTCCCTATGACCCACTCACCGAGTATCGCGTCGATCAGCAGTTCTATGAATCTATCTCCGTGAAGCTCATGCAGCGCCATCCGTTTGTGCCGATGGGGGAGCGGGCCGGCGTCCTGACCATTGCCATTGCGGATCCGCAGAATGTGTTGGGATTTGATGAATTGGAATTGCTGATCGGCAAGCCGTTGGCCCGCGTGGTGAGTTCGCGAAGCGCGATTCTCTCCGCGCTTGAGCGCAGTGAGGGGTCGAGCCAGGCGTTGCGGGAGTTGGAAGCGGAATATCGGTCCGTTCTGGTCAAAGAGGACGACCGCGGGGAGGAAGTGCTCACGGTCAATCATGTGGCCGAGGATCAAAGCCCGGCGGTGAAACTGCTGGATTCGATCTTGCTCAGTGCGATGCAGCGTCGCGCGAGCGATATTCACATTGAAGCTTCGGATCGAGCCACGAAAGTGAAGCTGCGTGTGGATGGTATTCTCGTTCCCGCCATGGAACCGTTGGATATCCGTCTGCATGCGCCCTTGGTGTCTCGGCTGAAAGTTATGTCTGAGCTGGATATTGCGGAGCGGCGAGTACCGCAGGACGGCAGTTTCCGGATGCGGCTTGATCGCAAGACCGTCGATTTTCGCGTGTCTATTCTCCCCAGCGTCTTCGGCGAATCTGTCGTCGTCCGTATTCTGGACCGTGAGGCGATTACTACTGGGGTCTCGGCCCTTCGTCTGGAGCGGTTGGGTTTCAATCCTGAAGATCTGAAGCGGTTTCGCCGGGCGATCGTCAGACCGTACGGGATGGTGTTGGTGACCGGGCCGACCGGAAGCGGGAAAACGACGACCTTGTATGCTGCGATTTCAGAAATGAATACGGCAGAAGACAAGCTGATTACCATTGAAGATCCCGTTGAGTATCAGCTGGCTGGAATCGTGCAAATTCCGGTCAATGAAAAAAAGGGGCTGACGTTCGCGCGAGGGCTTCGGTCCATCCTGCGTCATGATCCGGACAAGATCATGGTCGGAGAAATTCGTGATGCGGAGACGGCGCAGATTGCGATTCAGTCCGCGTTGACCGGGCATTTGGTGCTCACGACGGTCCATGCGAACAATGTGTTCGATGTCATCGGACGGTTCGCCTCTATGGGCATCGATGCCTACAATTTTCTCGCGGCGTTGAATTGCGTATTGGCCCAACGACTGGTGCGGATTCTCTGTCCCTCATGCCGAGTGCCGGTTGCGGCTGAACAATCGCTCTTAGAGGATTCGGGTCTCGACTATGAGCAATATAAAGATACGCCTTTCTATCAGGGGAAGGGTTGCCCGAATTGCATGGGGACCGGGTATCGCGGGCGGAAGTGTATTACTGAATTTCTGGATCTGACGGATGAAATCAAGGAGATGATCTTGGCGGAACGGCCCTTGTCGGAAATCCGGTATCGCGCCGTGACGGACGGAATGATTACGCTGCGTCAATCCGCGATCAAGAAAGTCTTGCAGGGAGAGACCTCGCTGCGTGAGATCAATCGCGTGACCTTCAGCGAGGAGGGGTGA
- a CDS encoding type II secretion system F family protein, which translates to MAIFTYRVARSDGSIVDGQIEGVEEAAVRGRLESQGLLVFTLHQRSGAVSGQPAPSRSWGKLPLGEFLIFNQEFLALVKSGLPVLRVWELLIERAQHTGFQQALREVRQDIRGGTASSDALATHPTYFPELYIATVKAGEQSGNLPEVLQRYIGYLKLMMALRQKVTKALSYPLFLVLIGVGVIAFLLTFVMPTFVSVYGENAKTLPWATQLLMDVVRHGEAQLIPALLILGAGGLALRAYYATPTGRLTIDRFLLALPLIGPIMVKHHTVQLTRTLGTILAGGTPLVEALHIARGAVSNRWVRVGLDEAESEIREGATLATALERPRILPKLAIEMVSVGEETGSLESMLRDVGDFYEADLDTRLSQVTTWIEPVLLLVMGVLVGAIVIVMYLPVFQMAGTIG; encoded by the coding sequence ATGGCCATCTTCACCTACAGAGTTGCTCGATCTGACGGCTCTATCGTTGACGGACAAATCGAAGGGGTCGAAGAGGCTGCGGTGCGTGGAAGGCTAGAGTCTCAAGGCCTCTTGGTTTTCACCCTGCATCAACGAAGTGGTGCAGTCTCCGGCCAGCCTGCCCCGAGTCGATCCTGGGGAAAGCTTCCTCTGGGAGAGTTTCTGATTTTCAACCAGGAGTTTCTGGCGTTGGTGAAGTCGGGATTGCCGGTGTTGCGAGTGTGGGAGCTGCTTATCGAGCGGGCCCAGCACACGGGATTTCAACAGGCGTTACGGGAGGTACGGCAGGATATTCGGGGAGGCACGGCGTCGTCCGACGCGTTAGCCACACATCCCACCTATTTCCCCGAGTTGTATATTGCAACGGTCAAAGCGGGAGAGCAATCGGGCAATCTTCCCGAGGTGCTGCAGCGGTACATCGGGTATCTGAAGCTGATGATGGCGCTGCGCCAAAAAGTGACGAAGGCCCTGTCCTATCCGTTGTTTTTGGTGTTGATCGGAGTGGGTGTCATTGCCTTCTTGCTCACCTTTGTGATGCCGACGTTTGTGTCTGTGTATGGGGAGAATGCGAAGACACTCCCTTGGGCGACTCAATTACTCATGGATGTTGTGCGGCATGGCGAGGCGCAGCTGATTCCGGCGCTACTCATTCTCGGCGCGGGTGGATTGGCCTTGCGGGCCTACTATGCGACTCCGACCGGTCGATTGACGATCGATCGCTTCTTGCTCGCACTTCCACTCATCGGGCCGATCATGGTGAAGCACCACACGGTGCAGTTGACCAGAACCTTGGGGACCATTCTGGCCGGAGGCACGCCTCTGGTAGAGGCGCTGCATATTGCACGCGGTGCGGTCTCTAATCGCTGGGTGAGGGTAGGTCTGGATGAAGCCGAAAGCGAGATTCGTGAGGGGGCCACGCTGGCGACGGCGCTTGAGCGTCCGCGTATCTTGCCGAAACTGGCCATTGAGATGGTGTCGGTCGGTGAGGAAACCGGTTCATTGGAGAGCATGTTGCGAGATGTCGGGGATTTTTATGAAGCCGATCTCGATACGCGGTTGTCTCAAGTGACCACGTGGATTGAACCGGTCTTGTTGCTGGTCATGGGAGTGCTCGTCGGAGCCATCGTCATTGTGATGTATCTGCCGGTATTTCAGATGGCCGGCACGATTGGGTAG